The proteins below are encoded in one region of Sulfitobacter sp. SK012:
- the gcvH gene encoding glycine cleavage system protein GcvH has product MKFTEEHEWLRVEGDEVLVGITIHAAEQLGDVVFVDLPDEGTTISKDDEVVVIESVKAASDILAPVDGEITEVNGALSDTPSMVNEDAQGEAWFFKLKLSDPSQMDEFMDEAAYQKFVA; this is encoded by the coding sequence ATGAAATTTACTGAAGAGCATGAGTGGCTGCGCGTTGAGGGCGATGAAGTTTTGGTAGGCATTACCATCCACGCCGCAGAGCAGTTGGGCGATGTGGTCTTTGTCGATCTGCCCGATGAAGGCACCACCATCAGCAAAGATGACGAAGTGGTCGTGATCGAAAGCGTTAAAGCTGCGTCGGATATTCTGGCCCCAGTTGACGGCGAAATAACCGAGGTAAATGGCGCGCTGTCTGACACGCCCAGCATGGTCAATGAAGACGCACAGGGCGAAGCATGGTTCTTTAAATTGAAGCTAAGCGACCCGTCCCAGATGGACGAATTCATGGATGAAGCTGCCTATCAGAAATTTGTCGCCTGA
- the gltX gene encoding glutamate--tRNA ligase, whose translation MSAKTITRFAPSPTGWIHVGNLRTALMNYLIARKAGGEFILRIDDTDPVRSKEEYVDGIKRDLEWLGLHWDRVERQSLRMDRYEAAAEELRKMDRFYEAFETPTELDLKRKKQLNMGKPPVYDRAAMALTDAEKDALRADRGAGVWRFKLDRERIEWPDGILGDISIDAASVSDPVLIRGDGQILYTLASVVDDTDMGVTDVVRGSDHVTNTATQIQIMNALGGAVPSFAHHSLLTGPQGEALSKRLGVLALRDLRERGVKPFALLSLMSRLGSSDPVELRTDMAELIDGFDIGRFGSSPTKLDDADLMPLTARYLQTLSLEDVAAEVEAAGVPAELAAQFWDVTHDNITTLHDLAPWWKMFSEGAEPDIEPEDREFIAQAMTLLPDAPFDGQTWSNWTTAVKEATGRKGKGLFMPLRKALTGQAHGPEMASLMPLLQVLKARG comes from the coding sequence ATGTCCGCCAAAACCATCACCCGCTTCGCCCCATCCCCCACCGGTTGGATCCATGTGGGCAACTTGCGCACAGCGCTGATGAACTACCTGATCGCACGCAAAGCAGGCGGCGAATTTATTCTGCGCATCGACGATACGGACCCGGTGCGCTCCAAAGAAGAATATGTCGACGGCATCAAGCGTGATCTTGAATGGTTGGGTCTGCATTGGGACCGGGTGGAGCGGCAATCATTGCGGATGGATCGCTATGAAGCCGCCGCTGAAGAACTGCGCAAGATGGATCGGTTCTATGAAGCATTTGAGACGCCAACCGAGCTGGACCTAAAGCGCAAAAAGCAGCTCAATATGGGCAAACCTCCGGTCTATGACCGTGCGGCGATGGCGTTGACGGATGCGGAAAAAGACGCATTGCGGGCGGATCGCGGAGCAGGTGTGTGGCGCTTCAAGCTCGACCGCGAGCGGATCGAATGGCCCGATGGTATCCTTGGTGATATCTCAATCGACGCGGCATCGGTCTCGGACCCGGTCTTGATCCGGGGCGATGGGCAGATCCTTTATACGCTGGCTAGCGTTGTTGACGATACGGATATGGGCGTTACCGATGTGGTGCGCGGCTCTGACCATGTGACCAATACGGCCACACAAATTCAGATCATGAACGCACTTGGCGGTGCCGTGCCATCCTTTGCACATCATTCACTGCTGACCGGCCCGCAAGGCGAAGCGCTGTCAAAACGTCTCGGCGTTTTGGCTTTGCGCGACTTGCGTGAACGCGGCGTGAAGCCCTTTGCTTTACTAAGCCTGATGTCGCGTCTTGGGTCGTCTGATCCGGTTGAATTGCGCACAGATATGGCCGAGCTGATTGATGGCTTTGACATCGGGCGCTTTGGCTCCTCGCCAACAAAACTTGATGATGCTGATCTGATGCCGTTGACCGCGCGTTACTTGCAGACGTTGTCATTAGAAGACGTCGCAGCCGAAGTCGAAGCCGCTGGCGTGCCAGCAGAACTCGCAGCACAATTCTGGGACGTGACACATGACAACATCACAACGCTGCATGATCTTGCGCCGTGGTGGAAGATGTTTAGCGAAGGGGCCGAGCCCGATATCGAGCCAGAAGACCGTGAATTTATTGCACAAGCGATGACGCTGCTGCCGGATGCGCCCTTTGATGGTCAGACGTGGTCCAACTGGACAACTGCGGTCAAGGAGGCAACCGGGCGCAAAGGCAAAGGCCTGTTCATGCCACTGCGCAAAGCGTTGACAGGGCAAGCCCACGGGCCGGAAATGGCATCCTTGATGCCGCTGTTGCAGGTATTGAAGGCGCGGGGCTGA
- a CDS encoding gamma-glutamylcyclotransferase family protein: protein MTPYFFGYGSLVNRATHDYPDARHAQLQGWRRAWVRTHGRDIVYLTVVPDPSSAIDGLIAAVPDADWGALDLRETGYQRHSSGPAVVHEMTPPPQIAHYVVPPESQKIGGDHHILLSYLDVVTQGFHREFGTAGVTGFYDTTDGWDTPVFNDRTAPRYPRAQELSAEETALVDHHLGRVNALVR from the coding sequence ATGACCCCTTACTTCTTTGGCTACGGCAGCCTGGTCAACCGCGCGACCCATGACTACCCCGATGCTCGGCATGCCCAACTACAGGGTTGGCGGCGCGCTTGGGTTCGGACCCATGGCCGCGACATTGTTTACCTTACCGTCGTCCCTGATCCCTCCAGTGCCATCGATGGGCTTATTGCAGCCGTACCGGATGCAGATTGGGGAGCGCTTGATCTTCGAGAGACTGGATATCAGCGGCACAGCTCGGGCCCTGCGGTCGTGCATGAGATGACGCCACCCCCACAGATTGCGCACTACGTCGTTCCACCAGAAAGCCAGAAAATCGGCGGCGATCACCACATTCTGTTGAGCTACCTCGACGTCGTGACGCAAGGGTTTCACCGTGAATTTGGAACCGCTGGTGTCACGGGTTTCTATGACACGACAGATGGCTGGGACACGCCTGTCTTTAACGACCGCACAGCACCCCGGTACCCGCGTGCTCAAGAGCTTTCTGCAGAAGAAACCGCTTTGGTGGATCACCACCTTGGGCGTGTTAACGCGCTGGTTCGCTGA
- a CDS encoding antibiotic biosynthesis monooxygenase family protein yields the protein MIAVIFEVMPDPAHKHQYLDIAADMRALVNEVEGFISVERFQSLSDPNKLLSLSFFRDEAAVAAWRELSKHRSAQKAGRSGIFTDYLLRIAHVIRDYGMFERDEAPTDSQSAHGELDGLTRVEPGQ from the coding sequence ATGATTGCCGTCATTTTCGAAGTTATGCCTGACCCTGCCCACAAACATCAGTACCTCGATATCGCCGCAGATATGCGGGCTTTGGTCAACGAAGTCGAAGGTTTCATCTCGGTTGAGCGTTTCCAAAGCCTGAGCGATCCGAACAAGCTGCTGTCCCTCTCGTTCTTCCGAGACGAGGCCGCAGTTGCCGCATGGCGAGAGCTGTCCAAACATCGCAGCGCCCAAAAAGCCGGACGCTCAGGTATCTTTACCGATTATCTTTTGCGCATTGCGCATGTGATCCGGGACTACGGCATGTTTGAGCGCGATGAAGCGCCGACAGATAGCCAATCGGCACATGGTGAACTAGACGGCTTGACCCGCGTCGAGCCGGGCCAGTAG
- a CDS encoding NAD+ synthase, giving the protein MTARFRITLGQLNPTVGDLAGNADLARDTWAKGKEAGADLVALPEMFLTGYNAQDLVMKRAFQLDVMTHINALAADCADGPALAIGAPWAEGTELFNAYLILKGGKIASRMLKHHLPNETVFDEVRIFDSGPLGGPYSVGNTRIGSPICEDAWHEDVAETLAETGAEFLLVPNGSPYYRGKFETRLNHMVARVIETELPLIYLNMVGGQDDQVFDGASFGLNPGAKLAFQMPVFDSTVAHIDLEQGTEGWRIVDGEKAPQPDQYEQDYRVMVQGLRDYMRKTGFKKVLLGMSGGIDSALVATIAADALGPQNVRCVMLPSEYTSQSSLDDAQACATALGCQYDYVPIAQSRAAITDTLAPIFDGTEPDLTEENIQSRLRGLLLMAMSNKFGEMLLTTGNKSEVAVGYATIYGDMAGGYNPIKDLYKMRVFETCRWRNNNHRDWMMGPKGAVVPDNIITKAPSAELRDDQKDSDSLPDYPVLDAILGILVDADGSVADCVAAGFDRDVAKKVEHLIYISEYKRFQSAPGPRLTKGAFWLDRRYPIANRWRDPS; this is encoded by the coding sequence ATGACAGCACGTTTTCGCATCACATTGGGGCAACTAAACCCAACTGTTGGGGATCTCGCAGGCAATGCTGATTTGGCGCGTGACACGTGGGCCAAAGGAAAAGAGGCGGGTGCCGATCTGGTTGCGCTGCCCGAGATGTTCCTTACGGGCTACAATGCTCAGGACCTTGTGATGAAACGCGCTTTTCAGCTTGATGTGATGACCCACATCAACGCGTTGGCTGCGGATTGCGCAGATGGCCCGGCACTGGCAATTGGTGCGCCTTGGGCAGAGGGCACCGAGCTTTTTAATGCCTATCTCATCCTCAAAGGCGGCAAGATCGCCAGCCGTATGCTTAAGCATCATTTGCCCAATGAAACCGTTTTTGACGAAGTGCGCATCTTTGACAGCGGTCCTTTGGGCGGTCCTTACTCCGTCGGGAATACCCGAATTGGCAGCCCTATTTGCGAAGATGCATGGCATGAAGACGTCGCAGAAACGCTGGCTGAGACAGGCGCGGAATTCTTGCTGGTGCCCAATGGATCACCCTACTACCGCGGCAAATTTGAGACCCGGTTAAACCATATGGTGGCCCGCGTAATCGAGACGGAGCTGCCGCTGATTTACCTTAATATGGTCGGTGGCCAAGACGATCAGGTGTTCGACGGTGCGAGCTTTGGCCTCAATCCGGGTGCCAAATTGGCATTTCAGATGCCGGTCTTTGACAGCACTGTGGCTCATATTGATCTGGAGCAAGGTACTGAGGGTTGGCGCATCGTTGATGGTGAAAAAGCGCCGCAACCCGACCAATATGAGCAAGACTACCGCGTGATGGTACAAGGTTTGCGGGATTACATGCGCAAAACCGGATTTAAAAAGGTCCTGCTTGGTATGTCCGGTGGCATCGATTCGGCGCTTGTGGCAACAATCGCAGCCGATGCCTTGGGCCCCCAGAATGTCCGCTGTGTCATGCTGCCTTCGGAATACACTTCGCAAAGTTCGCTGGATGATGCTCAGGCCTGTGCGACCGCGCTGGGTTGCCAATATGACTATGTGCCCATAGCCCAAAGTCGCGCAGCCATTACCGACACGCTTGCTCCGATCTTTGATGGCACTGAGCCTGACCTGACAGAGGAAAATATCCAATCTCGTCTGCGTGGATTGCTGTTGATGGCGATGTCCAACAAATTCGGTGAGATGTTACTTACCACTGGGAATAAATCCGAAGTCGCCGTTGGCTATGCGACCATTTATGGCGACATGGCGGGTGGCTATAATCCAATCAAAGACCTTTATAAAATGCGTGTGTTTGAGACCTGCCGCTGGCGCAATAACAATCACCGCGATTGGATGATGGGCCCAAAAGGGGCCGTGGTTCCCGATAATATCATCACCAAAGCCCCTTCGGCCGAACTGCGCGATGACCAAAAAGACAGCGACAGTTTGCCTGATTACCCAGTATTGGATGCGATCCTTGGCATCCTCGTTGATGCGGATGGCAGCGTGGCTGATTGCGTCGCAGCGGGTTTTGACCGCGACGTGGCAAAGAAGGTCGAGCATCTGATTTATATCAGCGAATACAAACGCTTCCAATCGGCACCCGGTCCACGTTTGACAAAAGGTGCCTTCTGGCTTGATCGCCGTTATCCCATCGCAAACCGTTGGCGCGATCCAAGCTGA
- a CDS encoding inositol monophosphatase family protein: MTATETESLPAKLAPALSNAQQNHVINTVRRAARAEILPRFRALSQDAIRSKSSPDDLVTEADTAAEAMIARALQIAFPHALVIGEEAASTNPKLLVGIGDAQLAFHIDPVDGTWNFAHDMALFGVIIAATRYGKPVFGMIYDPIADNWAIADEDGIPQLQRSFGPARDLKAAMGKPVEALSGFIPLSIFAHHHKPALAATFPSFAKVGSLRCSAHEYRMLAQGYADFLLTASLHPWDHAAGALICARAGAHVEMLDGGDYSAARLEGHLLVAPDKVTWNKLKKIFSFLLEPAG, translated from the coding sequence ATGACCGCGACTGAAACTGAGAGCCTGCCCGCCAAGCTCGCCCCGGCGCTGAGCAATGCGCAGCAAAATCACGTCATAAACACCGTGCGCCGCGCGGCCCGTGCCGAGATCCTGCCGCGGTTTCGCGCGCTGTCCCAAGACGCAATTCGCAGCAAATCAAGCCCGGATGACTTGGTCACTGAAGCGGACACCGCCGCTGAAGCGATGATCGCCCGCGCTTTGCAGATCGCCTTTCCGCACGCGCTGGTCATCGGCGAAGAGGCTGCATCAACCAACCCAAAGCTGCTGGTCGGTATTGGTGATGCTCAGCTGGCTTTTCATATTGATCCAGTGGATGGGACCTGGAATTTCGCCCATGACATGGCCCTTTTTGGGGTGATCATCGCCGCCACCCGCTATGGCAAGCCGGTGTTCGGGATGATCTATGATCCCATCGCCGACAACTGGGCGATTGCGGATGAAGACGGCATACCGCAGTTGCAGCGCTCCTTTGGCCCCGCACGTGACCTCAAGGCCGCGATGGGCAAACCGGTTGAGGCGCTCTCGGGCTTTATTCCGCTGAGTATATTTGCCCATCACCACAAACCCGCGCTGGCCGCGACCTTTCCTAGCTTTGCAAAGGTTGGGTCGTTGCGCTGTTCAGCACATGAATACCGGATGCTTGCACAAGGCTATGCGGATTTCTTGTTAACGGCCTCGTTGCATCCGTGGGATCACGCCGCAGGCGCGTTGATCTGCGCGCGCGCTGGTGCCCATGTTGAGATGCTGGATGGTGGTGATTATTCCGCAGCACGGCTTGAGGGACATCTGTTGGTCGCGCCGGATAAGGTCACATGGAACAAGCTGAAGAAGATCTTCAGCTTTTTGTTGGAACCCGCTGGCTGA
- a CDS encoding DUF1801 domain-containing protein has product MSDDIAAFLENVTPANRQDEAVRLDAFFRDVTGWQPVLYSGGMLGYGSYDYRYKSGRRGSYFATGFAPRKAKLSIYILPGYADFDDILSRLGRHKMGQSCLYLNKLDDADLDVLAELIRAGLKNLQSHWPVNPT; this is encoded by the coding sequence ATGTCAGACGATATTGCGGCATTTCTGGAAAACGTCACACCGGCCAACAGGCAGGATGAAGCAGTGCGCCTAGATGCGTTTTTCCGAGATGTTACCGGTTGGCAGCCAGTGCTCTATTCTGGCGGTATGTTAGGGTATGGCAGCTACGATTACCGGTACAAATCTGGTCGCCGAGGGAGCTATTTTGCGACCGGGTTTGCACCACGCAAGGCCAAGCTTTCGATCTACATTCTGCCGGGCTATGCGGATTTTGACGATATTCTGAGCCGTTTGGGTCGGCATAAGATGGGGCAATCTTGTTTGTATCTGAACAAGCTGGATGATGCCGATCTTGATGTGCTGGCTGAACTGATCCGCGCAGGTCTCAAGAATCTCCAAAGCCATTGGCCCGTAAACCCGACTTGA
- a CDS encoding MBL fold metallo-hydrolase — MTNTPSFTRRAALAGAASLPLAAAGASAVRASAPMQGLGIAPYQRVKLGAFEVTTILAGTRPVEGPHNIFGLNVDEATFNEVSAAANLPTDVAQFFFTPTVVNTGSELILFDTGLDGAATAAALMAAGYSSDQIDVVVLTHMHGDHIGGLTTGDARTFANARYVTGSTEFDAWAKAENEGFEAKVRPLADETTMLDDGGSVASGITAMAAFGHTPGHMAYMLESDGKQLLLGADFANHYVWSLAHPDWEVKFDQDKAAAAATRRTMLGMLAADKTPFVGYHMPWPAVGYVDSKDDGFVYVPHSYQLLV; from the coding sequence GTGACCAACACACCTTCATTCACCCGTCGTGCCGCACTTGCCGGGGCCGCTTCATTGCCACTTGCCGCCGCAGGGGCCAGTGCCGTCCGCGCCAGCGCACCGATGCAAGGATTGGGCATTGCCCCCTATCAGCGCGTCAAGCTGGGTGCGTTCGAAGTGACCACGATTTTGGCAGGCACACGTCCCGTTGAAGGCCCGCACAATATTTTTGGCCTCAACGTCGATGAAGCCACCTTTAATGAAGTATCGGCCGCTGCAAACCTGCCGACAGATGTCGCACAGTTTTTCTTCACGCCAACAGTTGTCAACACCGGATCAGAACTGATCTTGTTCGACACTGGCCTTGATGGCGCAGCGACCGCTGCGGCGCTGATGGCTGCGGGTTATAGCTCTGACCAGATTGATGTTGTGGTTCTGACGCATATGCACGGAGATCACATCGGCGGGCTGACCACCGGAGACGCACGCACATTTGCAAATGCCCGCTATGTCACCGGCTCAACTGAATTCGATGCATGGGCCAAGGCGGAAAACGAAGGGTTCGAAGCCAAAGTACGCCCGCTCGCAGATGAAACCACCATGCTAGATGATGGTGGTAGCGTCGCATCAGGCATTACGGCAATGGCAGCCTTTGGCCATACACCCGGGCACATGGCTTATATGCTGGAATCAGACGGTAAGCAGCTGTTGTTGGGCGCAGATTTCGCCAACCACTATGTCTGGTCGCTTGCGCATCCCGATTGGGAGGTCAAGTTTGACCAAGATAAAGCCGCCGCCGCCGCGACCCGCCGTACCATGCTGGGCATGCTTGCCGCCGACAAGACACCCTTTGTTGGCTATCACATGCCATGGCCTGCTGTCGGTTATGTTGATTCAAAAGACGATGGATTTGTTTATGTGCCGCACAGCTACCAGCTGTTGGTCTGA
- a CDS encoding NIPSNAP family protein: MLTCIIRYQIDPTKHAAFGQYARNWGQAIPRCGAELIGYFAPHEGSSTLAYGVYNIPSLAAYEDYRERLRNDPLGQENYAFAQSEKFLLREERCFLKLASAPHGSSQ; this comes from the coding sequence ATGCTGACCTGTATCATCCGCTACCAAATCGATCCGACCAAACATGCTGCATTTGGTCAATATGCCCGAAATTGGGGGCAAGCCATCCCACGCTGTGGGGCCGAGTTGATCGGCTATTTTGCACCGCACGAGGGGTCCAGTACGCTAGCGTATGGTGTCTACAACATCCCCTCTTTGGCGGCTTATGAGGACTATCGCGAGCGGCTTCGCAATGACCCGTTGGGACAAGAAAACTACGCCTTTGCACAGTCTGAGAAGTTCTTGCTGCGCGAAGAACGGTGTTTCCTGAAGCTGGCATCTGCGCCGCACGGATCATCCCAATGA
- a CDS encoding alpha/beta hydrolase family esterase, with the protein MSVTRWAAAFVFLGFASPALACGSDSECKIGDRHYQIALPEGYDGQTPIGAVIWSHGYGGSSAGVMRNGSLRKMVAAQGLALIAVEAKGGGWDIPNNPRDMASTGEAELAYFDAVIEDAAEQFPLDKSHLVASGFSAGGMMTWTLACARSEDYVGFVPLSGTYWLKTPETCDAPVTSIVHIHGDRDGTVPLNGREIRETKQGSVAEALSMYADFGSFGPTKPSQGPGLNCETRTSPGGEILEFCLFKGGHSFRTEYLQFGIGRLRDVNKL; encoded by the coding sequence ATGTCTGTCACACGTTGGGCCGCGGCCTTTGTCTTCCTTGGTTTCGCAAGCCCTGCGCTGGCGTGCGGCTCAGACAGCGAATGCAAAATCGGCGACCGCCATTACCAGATTGCTCTGCCCGAAGGATACGACGGGCAAACGCCGATTGGGGCGGTGATCTGGTCGCATGGGTATGGTGGAAGCTCCGCAGGCGTGATGCGCAACGGCAGTTTGCGCAAAATGGTAGCAGCCCAAGGCTTGGCGCTTATCGCGGTTGAGGCAAAGGGTGGCGGTTGGGATATTCCCAACAATCCGCGCGATATGGCCAGCACAGGCGAGGCGGAACTGGCCTATTTTGACGCAGTTATCGAAGACGCAGCCGAGCAATTTCCACTTGATAAGTCGCATCTTGTGGCAAGCGGATTCAGCGCAGGTGGCATGATGACATGGACGTTGGCCTGCGCGCGCTCTGAGGATTACGTGGGTTTTGTGCCGCTCTCAGGCACCTATTGGCTGAAGACGCCGGAGACATGCGACGCGCCCGTTACCAGCATTGTGCACATCCACGGCGACAGGGATGGCACCGTCCCTCTGAATGGTCGTGAAATTCGCGAGACCAAACAGGGTTCCGTTGCCGAAGCGCTAAGCATGTACGCGGATTTTGGGAGTTTCGGCCCGACCAAGCCGTCCCAGGGGCCAGGGCTTAATTGCGAGACGCGCACCAGCCCGGGTGGCGAAATTCTGGAGTTCTGCTTGTTTAAGGGCGGCCATTCGTTCCGAACTGAGTATTTGCAATTTGGCATCGGTCGCCTGCGGGACGTAAACAAGCTATAA
- a CDS encoding MORN repeat-containing protein, with amino-acid sequence MIFRRLILAATTLPLAFAHPAAAQVESKQYDDGGVYEGTFKEGLQHGNGTYRLPNGYEYSGEWVEGEIKGEGIAKFPNGSVYEGSFSKGKPDGFGKISMADGGTYAGDWADGTIMGQGVSQHSNGERYEGGFRNGKRHGKGVMQTSTGYQYKGDWVDGAATGFATITDAEGAVYEGSVVNGARSGEGKLTHPEGFVLDGMWKSGQLNGKGKIIQANGDIYEGDLVDGRREGQGISTTKDGDVYQGSYAADQRAGQGTFTGVDGYIYSGNWVNGQSDGEGIVTYPDGSVQTGTFTANLAEGKGKITYPDGSTYEGDWVSGVIEGQGVATYPSGMVYEGGFVNARNDGQGVLTYSDGRRYDGGWKDGLRHGKGMTTYPDGTVYEGSFSGGTRNGAGVITMASGFSYEGTWVDGEIEGQGIATYANGDVYAGNFVGGKRQGPGSMRYASGQEVSGQWDGGALAEETIDVAPETEAEQETNGG; translated from the coding sequence ATGATATTTCGCCGTTTGATCCTTGCAGCCACCACCTTGCCACTCGCCTTTGCGCACCCCGCCGCGGCTCAGGTTGAGAGCAAGCAATACGATGATGGCGGGGTTTATGAGGGTACCTTCAAAGAAGGGCTGCAACACGGCAATGGCACCTACCGCCTCCCCAATGGCTATGAGTATTCCGGTGAATGGGTAGAGGGTGAGATCAAAGGCGAAGGGATCGCCAAGTTCCCCAATGGGTCAGTCTATGAGGGTAGCTTTTCCAAAGGAAAGCCAGATGGGTTTGGCAAAATTTCCATGGCAGATGGTGGGACTTATGCAGGCGATTGGGCCGATGGCACCATTATGGGGCAAGGCGTGTCGCAACATTCGAACGGCGAACGCTACGAGGGCGGATTTCGCAATGGCAAGCGCCACGGCAAAGGGGTGATGCAGACCTCGACGGGGTATCAATACAAAGGCGACTGGGTTGACGGAGCAGCTACAGGCTTTGCGACGATCACAGACGCCGAAGGTGCCGTCTATGAGGGCTCGGTCGTGAATGGTGCCCGCAGCGGCGAAGGCAAACTAACCCACCCTGAGGGCTTTGTGTTGGATGGGATGTGGAAGAGCGGTCAGCTGAACGGCAAAGGCAAGATCATTCAGGCCAACGGCGATATTTACGAAGGCGATCTGGTTGACGGGCGCCGCGAAGGCCAGGGCATATCCACCACCAAAGATGGCGATGTCTATCAAGGCAGCTATGCCGCTGATCAGCGCGCGGGACAGGGCACCTTTACGGGCGTGGACGGCTATATTTACAGCGGCAATTGGGTCAATGGCCAGTCAGACGGCGAAGGGATTGTGACCTATCCCGACGGCTCAGTTCAGACTGGAACTTTCACCGCCAACCTCGCCGAAGGTAAGGGCAAGATCACCTATCCCGATGGTTCCACCTATGAAGGCGATTGGGTCAGCGGAGTGATCGAGGGCCAGGGCGTCGCGACGTATCCCAGCGGCATGGTCTATGAGGGCGGTTTTGTGAATGCGCGCAATGACGGACAGGGCGTTCTGACCTATAGCGACGGTCGTCGGTATGACGGGGGGTGGAAAGACGGTCTGCGCCACGGCAAGGGCATGACAACCTACCCCGATGGCACTGTCTATGAGGGTAGTTTTTCTGGTGGCACCCGCAACGGAGCGGGCGTGATCACGATGGCCAGTGGGTTTTCCTATGAAGGCACGTGGGTTGATGGCGAAATCGAGGGCCAAGGAATTGCGACCTATGCCAATGGTGATGTCTATGCGGGTAATTTCGTCGGTGGCAAACGCCAGGGCCCGGGCTCAATGCGCTATGCGAGTGGCCAAGAAGTAAGCGGCCAGTGGGACGGCGGCGCGCTTGCCGAGGAAACCATTGATGTCGCGCCAGAAACTGAAGCTGAGCAAGAAACCAACGGCGGTTAA
- a CDS encoding ArsR/SmtB family transcription factor, with the protein MKEGPDISHIAALIGDPARANILTALMSGKALTATELAAEAGVTAQTASTHLAKLEAGGLTIVRKSGRHKYISLAGPEVAQVLEALMGLAAGSGHLRRQPGPKDAALREARVCYNHLAGEKGIAVFGCFVSKGWIAGEGDALSLTDAGHTFVSDFGVDLAELSTARAPLCRPCLDWSARRNHLAGSVGRALLNRMEVLGWARRIPKTRIVDFTPEGSRAFAQMFPKTA; encoded by the coding sequence ATGAAAGAAGGCCCAGATATCTCTCACATCGCGGCGTTGATCGGTGATCCCGCGCGCGCCAATATCCTGACTGCGTTGATGAGCGGTAAGGCACTGACCGCAACGGAACTGGCCGCGGAGGCAGGGGTGACGGCGCAGACGGCCTCAACCCATCTGGCCAAGCTCGAAGCGGGTGGGCTGACAATTGTGCGCAAATCGGGGCGGCACAAATATATCTCGCTTGCCGGACCAGAGGTCGCACAGGTGCTTGAGGCGCTGATGGGGCTGGCCGCTGGATCGGGACATTTGCGCAGGCAACCGGGGCCCAAAGATGCAGCGCTGCGCGAGGCGCGGGTTTGCTACAATCACCTTGCCGGGGAAAAAGGCATCGCCGTGTTTGGCTGTTTTGTGTCCAAAGGGTGGATCGCGGGCGAAGGGGATGCGCTGTCACTGACGGACGCAGGCCATACCTTTGTTTCGGATTTTGGCGTAGATTTAGCCGAGCTTTCAACTGCCCGCGCCCCACTTTGCCGCCCCTGTCTGGATTGGAGCGCGCGGCGGAATCACCTTGCCGGTAGCGTTGGACGTGCGTTGCTAAATCGGATGGAGGTGTTGGGCTGGGCCCGCCGAATTCCCAAGACCCGTATCGTAGATTTCACCCCCGAGGGCAGCCGCGCCTTTGCGCAAATGTTCCCAAAAACAGCCTGA